A single region of the Streptomyces sp. NBC_01262 genome encodes:
- a CDS encoding phosphatidylserine decarboxylase, which translates to MPHSNSSAQRGRVRLARGASPWLLPTVATAAVSLTRARRSGRWAAVAVPATALAAGMLWFFRDPEREIAQGRVISPADGVVQSIMPWKDGRTRVAIFMSPLNVHVNRAPLAGTVTSVEHIPGGFVPAFNKESENNERVVWHFDTELGDIEMVQIAGAVARRIVPYVPAGTKVEQGERIGLIRFGSRVDIYLPEGVESAVEVGQATVAGVTRIDRD; encoded by the coding sequence ATGCCCCACAGCAATTCCTCTGCACAACGCGGCCGGGTCCGCCTCGCGCGCGGAGCGTCGCCGTGGCTCCTCCCGACCGTGGCCACCGCAGCGGTCAGCCTCACCCGCGCCCGTCGTTCCGGGCGCTGGGCGGCCGTGGCCGTACCCGCCACCGCACTCGCGGCGGGCATGTTGTGGTTCTTCCGCGACCCCGAGCGGGAGATCGCTCAGGGCCGCGTCATCTCCCCGGCCGACGGCGTGGTGCAGAGCATCATGCCGTGGAAGGACGGGCGCACCCGCGTCGCGATCTTCATGAGCCCGCTGAACGTCCACGTGAACCGTGCCCCGCTCGCGGGCACGGTCACGTCCGTGGAGCACATCCCCGGCGGGTTCGTCCCGGCGTTCAACAAGGAGAGCGAGAACAACGAGCGCGTTGTCTGGCACTTCGACACCGAGCTCGGTGACATCGAGATGGTGCAGATCGCGGGCGCTGTCGCCCGCCGCATCGTCCCGTATGTGCCTGCCGGCACCAAGGTCGAGCAGGGTGAGCGGATCGGCCTGATCCGTTTCGGCTCCCGGGTCGACATCTACCTCCCGGAGGGCGTCGAGTCCGCCGTCGAGGTCGGCCAGGCGACTGTGGCTGGGGTGACTCGCATTGACCGTGATTGA
- a CDS encoding CDP-alcohol phosphatidyltransferase family protein — protein sequence MTVIDPDTAQAAWAADLDGDEIDDVDDMPLSTRLSIADTLTLGNAICGFMAVYFTTTGVLVPHLMGNADASGGMARHSAATAVLLMLMASVFDLFDGLVARKLRSSAMGAELDNLSDLISFGLAPAYFVVVWGLVADDAYGRVSAVAAVVVLLAVVLRLARFSCTTVRDGIFQGMPSPFGALTVISVVLLQLPFIPTVLAILAIAWLMVSRVEYPKPRGRLALITLAWIFLSMACLVCWAFAVPGGDMLLQTGAALQIIAAALIPLFATTRRVNTIRNNRREARTAQLP from the coding sequence TTGACCGTGATTGATCCTGATACCGCTCAGGCGGCCTGGGCCGCCGACCTCGACGGCGACGAGATCGACGACGTCGACGACATGCCGCTCTCCACGCGGCTGTCGATAGCGGACACCCTTACTCTCGGTAACGCGATCTGCGGCTTCATGGCGGTGTACTTCACCACCACCGGAGTCCTCGTCCCGCACCTCATGGGCAACGCCGACGCCAGTGGCGGCATGGCCCGCCACAGCGCGGCCACCGCGGTCCTGCTGATGCTCATGGCGTCCGTCTTCGACCTCTTCGACGGTCTCGTGGCGCGCAAGCTCCGCAGCTCCGCGATGGGCGCCGAGCTGGACAACCTGTCGGACCTCATCAGCTTCGGCCTCGCGCCGGCGTACTTCGTGGTGGTCTGGGGACTGGTCGCGGACGACGCCTACGGGCGGGTGTCGGCGGTCGCCGCGGTGGTCGTACTGCTGGCTGTGGTGCTCCGGCTCGCCCGCTTCTCCTGCACCACCGTGCGGGACGGCATCTTCCAGGGCATGCCCAGCCCCTTCGGGGCGCTGACCGTGATCTCGGTGGTCCTTCTGCAGCTGCCGTTCATCCCGACCGTGCTCGCCATTCTCGCCATCGCCTGGCTCATGGTCAGCCGCGTCGAGTACCCCAAGCCGCGAGGGCGCCTCGCCCTCATCACCCTGGCCTGGATCTTCCTCAGCATGGCCTGCCTGGTGTGCTGGGCCTTCGCCGTCCCCGGCGGCGACATGCTCCTGCAGACCGGCGCGGCTCTTCAGATCATCGCCGCCGCGCTCATTCCGCTCTTCGCGACCACCCGGCGGGTCAACACGATCCGGAACAACCGGCGCGAAGCGCGCACCGCGCAGCTGCCGTAG
- a CDS encoding glycerate kinase: protein MTNRATARVLIAADKFKGSLTAVQVAERVTAGLRSVAPGAVIEAVPVADGGDGTVDAAVAAGFERREVTVTGPLGEPVTAAYALRGDTAVVEMAEASGLRHLPAGVFAPLTATTYGTGELLRAALDAGARSVVLGVGGSATNDGGAGMLSALGARFLDAEGAPVGPGGGGLAALASADLSGLDPRLADIEVVLASDVDNPLLGPKGAAAVYGPQKGASAEDVAVLDAALGRYAAVLDDRAGGAAEAPGAGAAGGVGFGALVGLRATFRPGVQVLLDMLGFADALGRADLVITGEGSLDEQTLHGKAPAGVAAAARARDLEVIAVCGRLALAPGALGAAGIRRAYALTDLEPDTALCMAEAGPLLERLAQQIARDFL, encoded by the coding sequence GTGACGAACAGAGCGACGGCGCGAGTGCTGATCGCCGCTGACAAGTTCAAGGGCTCGCTCACGGCCGTACAGGTCGCCGAGCGGGTCACGGCAGGGCTGCGCAGTGTCGCGCCCGGCGCGGTGATCGAGGCGGTGCCGGTGGCCGACGGCGGCGACGGCACCGTTGACGCGGCGGTCGCGGCGGGCTTCGAACGCCGGGAGGTGACGGTGACGGGGCCGCTCGGCGAGCCCGTCACGGCGGCGTACGCGCTGCGCGGGGACACGGCCGTGGTGGAGATGGCCGAGGCCTCCGGGCTGCGGCATCTTCCGGCGGGGGTCTTCGCGCCGCTCACGGCCACGACGTACGGCACCGGGGAGCTGCTGCGGGCGGCGCTGGACGCGGGAGCGCGCAGCGTGGTGCTCGGAGTGGGCGGCAGCGCGACGAACGACGGCGGCGCAGGCATGCTGTCCGCGCTCGGCGCGCGGTTCCTGGACGCGGAGGGGGCGCCGGTCGGCCCCGGTGGGGGTGGGCTCGCGGCGCTGGCTTCGGCCGACCTGAGCGGGCTCGATCCGAGGCTGGCCGATATCGAGGTCGTGCTCGCGAGCGACGTCGACAACCCGCTGCTCGGGCCGAAGGGCGCCGCCGCGGTCTACGGTCCGCAGAAGGGCGCCTCGGCGGAGGATGTCGCGGTGCTGGATGCCGCGCTCGGGCGGTACGCGGCCGTGCTCGACGACCGTGCGGGCGGCGCGGCGGAGGCCCCGGGCGCCGGTGCGGCGGGCGGCGTGGGCTTCGGCGCGCTGGTCGGACTGCGGGCCACCTTCCGGCCCGGCGTGCAGGTGCTCCTGGACATGCTCGGCTTCGCCGACGCCCTCGGCCGCGCCGACCTCGTCATCACAGGCGAGGGCTCCCTCGACGAGCAGACCCTGCACGGCAAGGCCCCGGCCGGTGTCGCCGCCGCCGCGCGCGCCCGTGACCTGGAGGTCATCGCGGTCTGCGGCCGCCTCGCCCTCGCCCCCGGCGCGCTCGGCGCCGCCGGGATACGGCGTGCGTACGCCCTTACGGATCTGGAGCCGGACACCGCGCTGTGCATGGCGGAGGCGGGGCCGCTGCTGGAGCGGCTGGCGCAGCAGATCGCCCGCGACTTCCTGTAG
- a CDS encoding PE-PGRS family protein, producing MDTSSAHQDREEAERLSTAVVVLADFLSRQPLTEALASLEHRLEGADGMNAIRVAEDGNVVPELLASALTVRESLGRINDLIHACGILLVLPHILGDEERITVRPSLGAGNDPSRPYDVETDQRIAEFKLARWRGADAMRKRQTFKDLVMLAADTSGRRAELFVIGPEPRRFLTTSTSTAAWALDRSPGALRTFTTVFDTPSMSVAQFTATHAAHVQITDLRDLLPASVAALLQ from the coding sequence ATGGACACTTCCTCAGCCCACCAGGACCGTGAAGAAGCAGAGCGGCTGAGCACCGCCGTGGTGGTCCTCGCCGACTTCCTGAGCCGCCAGCCGCTCACCGAGGCCCTGGCCTCGCTGGAGCACCGATTGGAGGGCGCCGACGGGATGAATGCCATACGGGTCGCCGAGGACGGCAACGTCGTGCCGGAGCTGCTTGCCTCAGCGCTCACGGTCCGCGAGAGCCTGGGCCGGATCAACGACTTGATCCACGCCTGCGGCATCCTCCTCGTACTGCCCCACATCCTCGGCGATGAAGAACGCATCACCGTCCGCCCCTCCCTCGGCGCCGGCAACGACCCGAGCCGCCCGTACGACGTGGAGACAGACCAGCGCATCGCGGAGTTCAAGCTCGCTCGTTGGCGCGGCGCGGACGCCATGCGCAAGCGCCAGACCTTCAAGGACCTCGTGATGCTCGCCGCCGACACCTCCGGCCGCCGGGCAGAGCTGTTCGTGATCGGCCCCGAGCCCCGCCGCTTCCTGACCACCAGCACTTCAACCGCGGCCTGGGCCCTGGACCGCAGCCCAGGGGCACTGCGGACCTTCACCACCGTCTTCGACACACCGAGCATGTCCGTCGCCCAGTTCACCGCGACCCATGCCGCCCACGTTCAGATCACCGATCTGCGGGATCTTCTCCCCGCGTCCGTCGCAGCCCTCCTGCAGTGA